TTTTCCGTTCGTAACATCAATTCAAACATCACGCGGTCAAGCCACCTTCGTTTTCATTGTGTTACAGCACAGCCCTTGCGTGCTCCCTTCATCACCCATTAAGGGTGCGGTCGCTACTCGGTTCATTACCTATTCACTCTTCACTATTAGTTATTACCTATTTAATTCGTAATTTCAATTGCGAATTAAATTTTTATGCTTATTGCTACTCCGTCACCCATTGGGATAAATGATGTATCAAAGTCTTTATCTTCCGACAGCATTTTATTATAATCCATAAGGTCGTTCACAATGCTTCTTTTATTTTTTTGAACAATATCGCAATTTGCAACCATTCCTTTAAAAAGAATATTGTCACTCATTAACACTCCGCCCGTTTTTAAAAGTTTTTTTACAGGCTCGTAGTATTCGGTGTACTGACCTTTTGCGGCATCAAGAAATATAAAGTCATAAGTTGTTTCCAAGTAGGGAAGAACATTTCTTGCATCGTCTAAAATCAAGTTAATTCGGTCAGAATATCCTGCTTTTTTTATATTTTTATATGCTAAATCAAACATATTATCATCAATTTCAATTGATGTAATGGTTGCATCTTTTACAATATTTGCAAAAGTTATTGCAGAATAGCCTATTGCCGTTCCCACCTCAAGAATTTTTTTGGGTTTTAAAATTTTTAAGAAAATTTCCAAAAAGCGTCTTGTATCTTTAGTTATAATAGGAACATGGTTGTAATAGGCAAAAATCTCCAGTTTCTGCATAAACTGACTTGTTTTCGGAGTCAGTTCTTCAATATATTTTTTTATGAAATCGTAGTTTATAAGATTTTCCATTTTTACTCCTAATCAAATTCGATTTTTACTTTACATATTTGTTTTTAAGCCTTTCATGCTCCGCTGCAGTTTTTGAGAAATATAATTTGCCGTCTTTATCATTTAAAAAGTAAAGGTAATCAGTTTTATTAGGGTTAAGGGCAGCATCTATTGCAAGTTCGCCAGGAGAAGAGATAGGGCCAAAGGGAAGTCCTGGATATTTGTAAGTATTATACGGCGAATCAATTTTTGTATCAGCAATTGAAAGCACGCTTTTTCTTTCTTTTAAAACATACTGAACGGTTGCACAAGACTGAAGATAACTTAAATAATCATTTCTTTCAAGCCTGTTATGAAAAACCGATGAAACGTTATAAAAATCCGTTTTCGTCCTTGCTTCACGCTCGATAATTGATGCTAAAGTCACGATTTCATACACTGAATAGTCAGTTTTTATATTCTCATACTTTGCATAAACTTCTTCAAATCTTTTAAGCATTGTTTCAATAACTAAAACTTCGTCAGTTCCGTCTTTTAAAAATATATAAGTATCAGGGAATAAAAACCCCTCTAACCTGTTTTCTTTGCCCTTTATTTCGCTTATATATTTAAAATTAAAATCATAAGTATTGGCTGTTTTAATAAATTTTTCTTCGTCACATATCCCCTTAGCGTCTAAAAGTCTTGCAATTTCTCTTAATTCATACCCTTCGGGAATAGTAACTGTAACAGTTTTATGAGTTGATTCATTAATTAATATATTCATTACCTGATTATAATTTAATCTTCCCCTTAATGTAAAATCGCCCGCAGGAATTTTATTTATTTTATCGCTGTAAAAAAGGCGGGTATATACTTTAAATAAAAAAGTAGAGGAAATTATATCATTTTCTTTAAGCCTTAAAGTAATCTCAGAAAAAGTTTCGCCCTCATAAACTGTAAATTCTTTGGTTTTGCTGCTTGTAAAAAATCCGCTCCATTCAATAAACGGATAGATAAGTATTAAAAGGACAACCGATATAATTATGATAACTTTTGTCATTCTTCCTATTTCCATAAATCAGAACCTCCAAGATAGATAAAAAGCATAAGAAGTATGTAAAATGAGGGTGATGTATAAAGTTTTTTAAATGCCAGTTTCATATTATTTTCCCTTATATCATGTTCAATAATCTTTATACTGCTTTCCTCATTTATAGGAATAACATTTTCAATAACAGTTTCATACTTTGCCTGGTCGTGATAGGGCATATAAACCGCCTTTTGTTTAAAGAGTGAAATAAGATATATAATAAGGGGTACCGA
Above is a genomic segment from Oscillospiraceae bacterium containing:
- a CDS encoding O-methyltransferase, whose product is MENLINYDFIKKYIEELTPKTSQFMQKLEIFAYYNHVPIITKDTRRFLEIFLKILKPKKILEVGTAIGYSAITFANIVKDATITSIEIDDNMFDLAYKNIKKAGYSDRINLILDDARNVLPYLETTYDFIFLDAAKGQYTEYYEPVKKLLKTGGVLMSDNILFKGMVANCDIVQKNKRSIVNDLMDYNKMLSEDKDFDTSFIPMGDGVAISIKI
- the mltG gene encoding endolytic transglycosylase MltG is translated as MEIGRMTKVIIIISVVLLILIYPFIEWSGFFTSSKTKEFTVYEGETFSEITLRLKENDIISSTFLFKVYTRLFYSDKINKIPAGDFTLRGRLNYNQVMNILINESTHKTVTVTIPEGYELREIARLLDAKGICDEEKFIKTANTYDFNFKYISEIKGKENRLEGFLFPDTYIFLKDGTDEVLVIETMLKRFEEVYAKYENIKTDYSVYEIVTLASIIEREARTKTDFYNVSSVFHNRLERNDYLSYLQSCATVQYVLKERKSVLSIADTKIDSPYNTYKYPGLPFGPISSPGELAIDAALNPNKTDYLYFLNDKDGKLYFSKTAAEHERLKNKYVK